The genomic DNA GGCGGTAATCCAACAATTAATGTTCGTATCGAAGGAAAAACTGTATGGCTTTCACAAATTCAATTGGCTGAACTTTTTGGAACATCAAAAGCAAATATTAGCTTACATATTAAAAATATCTTTGAAGAAGGTGAATTAAGTAAAGAACCAACTGTTAAGGAATACTTAACAGTTCAAAAAGAAGGAGATAGAGATGTTTCTCGTCATATAGAATATTATAATCTAGACCTCATAATATCTCTTGGTTATCGGGTAAAGTCGCAAATCGCAACTCACTTTCGAAAATGGACAACAGAACGTCTTAGTGAGTATCTCGTAAAAGGTTTTACCATGGACGACGAACGACTCAAAGGTATGGGTGGAGGAAGCTTTTGGAAAGAATTACTAGATCGTATTCGTGATATCCGAAGCAGTGAAAAGGTGCTGTACCGCCAAGTGTTGGATTTGTATGCGACTAGTGTTGATTATGACCCAAATAGCTCTGAATCAATCAAGTTTTTCAAAATAGTACAAAACAAACTTCATTATGCCACAAACAAAAATACTGCAGCTGAAACTATTTTTACACGCGCGGATGCCGAAAAAGATTTTATGGGTTTGAAAACATTTGCAGGTATATTACCAATATTGTCAGAAGTTGGGGTTGCCAAAAACTATCTTACCGAAGACGAGTTGTTTATATTAAACCGTATGGTTTCGGCTTTCTTTGATTTGGCAGAAATAAAAGCAAAAGAACAGAAAAAAATGTATATGGCAGACTGGGTGGCAGAGTTGGATAAATTTGCTGAAAATTATGGAAAGGGTGTTTTGAAAGATGCAGGAAAAATAAGCCATAAACAAGCAGTAAAAAAAGCTCAAAAAGAATACAGACAATTTCAAGCTAAAACATTATCACCAGTTGAGGAGGCGTATTTGAAAAATATCAAAAACATACAAAAAGAGGTTGAACAAAAAACCAAGTCTTCTAAAAAATAATATGGAAAAATTAAAAGTAAATTTAGAATCAGGGAAACAAAATCCAACATTTGAAATAATTGCGAAAATTGTTGAAGAGTTGGGGGTTGAGATTGGAGATTTAATGAAATAATTATTATGATAAATTCAAAATAGGCAAAATCAAGAATAAAAATAAATAAACTCCTTGAAGAGTCAGGTTGGAGTTTTTTTGTTTTCTAAGATATTTTGTATTTTTGTAGTTTTTTGCTACCATAATAATATATTGTTGAAATAATAAGAAATGTTTAGAATATGGTATGAGAATTAAAAATAAATTAAAAATTGAGCGTCCTAGGGAGAAAATGAAAAAATACGGCCCTGAAAAACTAAAAGATGAAGAGCTTTTGGCAATTTTATTACGCACTGGTACGAAAAAAATGGATGTAATTAAATTAGCTCAAAAGATATTACGTGATTTTAAAGATGAGAAAATTCTTGATGTAACTATTGTTGATTTGCAGAAAATTCATGGTTTAGGTTTAGCAAAAGCATGTGAAATCGTGGCATGTTTTGAGCTTGGACGTAGAAAATTACAAGGAAAGAAAACAAATATTTTACTTACACCAAAAGATGTCTGGGAAGCAATGGTAGATATTCGTAATAGTAAAAAAGAACATTTTGTTGTTTTTTATCTTAATAGCAGAAGTCAAGAAATCAAACGAGAGATTGTTTCGATAGGTACAATAAATGCGAGTCTTGTCCATCCACGGGAAGTTTTTGAGAGTGCAATTAAAAACAATGCTTCATCAATAATTCTTGCTCATAATCACCCATCTGGAGATCTTGAACCGTCACAAGATGATATAGAAATTACAAAAAAACTTGTTTATGCAGGAAAAATTTTGGATATTCAAGTGGTTGATCATGTAATAGTATCTAATAAAGAATTTAAGAGTTTTATATAAAATGCCAAAAAATAATATTATAATTAATGATGGGGGATATTATGCTATAAAAGGTTTTGCTTATCAAATAGATAAAGCAATTTTAGAAATCTTAAATACTGATGACGAGAGTAAAAGTATAAATATTGAGCAAATTCAAGACATAGATTTAGCTGATTCAGTTATACAAGTTAAATATAAAGAAACTACTAAGCTAGTTCCCTCTCAAGTAAACAAGCCAATATCACAACTCATTGAAGAATTTAAAGTAGATAACACAAAAAAATATATTTTGTATACTTATTTTGATGACTTAAATGGATATGAGGAAAAAGTAGATCAAGATAAAAAAATTTCAAAGGATACTTTGGATGAATTTTTAGGGAACCTAAAAAATGATTTTACAGAACAGGAAAGAATAGACTTTGTTAATAATTTTTATTTAGATTTTTCTCCAGAGTTTCAATCTCAATTTAATTCTGTAATTTTAAAATTAAAAGAACAGAGTTTTATTGGAAATACTGACGAAGAGGCAATGTTTTATTATGCAAATATTTCAGACTTTTTGTATAAATTAGTCACAAATAATCCAACCATAAAAATTAAAAACAGGACGTGTACTCAAAAAGAAATATTTGATTATTTAAAAAACGGTAAGTGTCTAATCTTTAATTCTAGTTTTAGAGAATATCAAGGTGATCAAAAATATTTTACTTTTATTAAAAAACAACATTTTTCTAATAGAAATATAGATTATTTTGAAAGATTCATTATTGTAGAATTAAGTAGAAATGAAAGCATTGCAGATATAAAAGAAGTTGTTTTTAAAATTAAAGATGCATTTTATAACAAATCAGGAACATGGAGAGGTAAAGTAATAAAATCTCCTGCCCCGTATATTTATATGATTAATATTTCAGATGATAGTTTAATTCAGTTAAAAACTGAATTATTAAAAGAAAGTACAATTTTCAAAGATGGTTTTGATTTTGCTGGTGCTAATTTTTCTTTAGATTCAATAAAACAAAATTCTACAATCCACAACAATCTTTGTTTAAAATTAGTTAATAATGAAGATATTTTAAAGCGATTAATAAGTGAAGATTTTCAACATCCAAAAGAAATTTATCAATTTTACACAAATGAAAGTATTATAATTAAACCTAATATGAAAAATATTGAAATACAAATAAAAAACATATCAGATATTATTTTTATTCTTTAACTTAAAATATCATGACAAATTCAACTGATCAAAAACTTGCTTTCGTAACTTCCGTTTATCCAAATAAAGTAAAAATTGAAGTAGAAAATCTAACTGCTTTTAAAGATAATATAGATGACGCACTTGGTGATTTAAAAATTGGCTCTTATCTTGAAATTTCTGATAATGAAGGTTGTAAACTTATTGCTATTATTGAAAGCTATCAAATAGAATTAAAAGAAAGAATTATAGAAAATGAACAAGGTGAAAAAAATAAAGAAACTTACAACGCTTACGTATTAGAAGCTAGTCCTCTCGGTACAATAAAAGGTAAAGAATTTACTAGAGGTGGCGATGCTTTGACTATTCCACCAACAGAGGTAGGACCTGCAAGTGAAGAAAATATAAAATTAATTTATGAAAATGGATTTGAGCCACAAGAAAAGTTTTTATTTGCAAAATTAGCACAAGATGAAAATATTGAAGTTCCTGTAAATGGGAATAAATTTTTCAATAAACATTTCGCAATTGTTGGGTCTAGTGGTTCAGGGAAATCGCATACGATAGCAAAAATTATACAAAAAGCTGTTGCAGAGAAAAATGGTGAATTCGAATTAAACAATTCTCACATTATAATATTTGATATTCACAACGAATATAAAACAGCTTTCCCAGATGCCAACTTTTTGGATATTAGCAACTTAGTTTTGCCTTATTGGTTACTCAATAGTGAAGAATTAGAAGAACTATTTATTGATACGGAAGCTAATGACCACAATCAAAAAAATGTTTTCAAAGAATCAATTGTAACGAATAAAAAGGACAGTTTAATTAAAGAAGATGGTGAAAGTCATGAAGATTTTAACAATAGAAAAGAAAAGATTCATTATGATTCTCCTGTTTTGTTTGATATTCAAAAAGTTTTGGAATTTGCTCAAAACAAAAATCAAGAAATGGTTCCAGGTGCAAATAATAAAGAAAAACAGGGTTCATTATTTGGAAAATTAACCAATTTTGTCAGTAGATTAGAGAATAAATTGAATGATAAAAGATTTGAATTTTTATTAGGAGATAATTCAAAAGAAATTTCTTTTGAAGATACTTTGAGACAATTTATTGGATATAAAGATGACAATAAATCAAATGTAACAATTATTGATTTAAGTGGTGTTCCTTTTGACGTTCTTAGTGTCACAGTAGCTTTAATTTCAAGAATATTATTTGATTATGGATATTTTTATAAAAAATATTTAAACGAAGGTGTTGATTTGGAAACTCCATTATTGCTTATATATGAAGAAGCACATAAATATGTACCAAAAAATGATTTTGCAAAATTTAGAGCATCGAGGAATGCTATTGAAAGAATTGCAAAAGAAGGAAGAAAATATGGTGTAACTTTAGGTATTATAAGCCAAAGGCCATCTGAAATATCTGAAACCATCTTCTCTCAATGCAATAACTTTATTGCTATGAGATTAACAAATCCAACTGATCAGAATTATGTAAAAAGATTGTTACCAGATACATTGGGGAATCTAATTGATAATTTACCATCATTACAATCTGGAGAAGGACTTTTGCTTGGAGAATCAATAATTATGCCATCTTTAGTTAAAATAGAAAAATGTGATAACGATAAACAGCCATCTTCAAATGATGTGAAATATTTGGAAACATGGAAAGAGGAATGGAAAGATGTTGATTTTAATAACATAATTAAAAAATGGAAATATGAATAAAATATACACAACAAAAAATGATGTATTAAAAGAAGCTAAGAAAATTCTTAATCAATCTTTGCGTGATATAATGATTGATAATAATATTGATATTGAAAAATTGGAACAAAAACTTTTTCAATATAATAAAAGACGAAAAGGACTTTTGGGTGAGTTGGTTGAGGAATTCGTTTTTGGGCTTAATGTAAATAATAATGCTGAGGCAGATTTTGTTATTGCTGGTATAGAATTAAAAACCAATCCACTTAAAAAATCTAATAAAAAAGATTTTGTTTCTAAGGAACGTTTGGTTTTTTCAATGATTAATTATAATAAAATAGTAAATGAAACATGGGAAAATAGTTCATTTCTTAAAAAAAATAAAGTTCTTTTGCTGATGTTTTATCTGTGGCTTAAAGATCAGAGTATTTTGGATTATGAGTTTAAATTTGTACATTTACTTGACTTACTAAATGGTCTATCTGGTGAAGATATATATCAAATACAAAAGGATTGGGAATATATTGTCGCAAAAATTAAACGGGGAGAAGCTCATTTGTTGTCTGAAGGGGATACGTATTATTTAGGTGCTTGTACAAAAGCTGCAAATAGTAGGGTTGTACGTGACCAACCAAAATCACGTATATTAGCAAAACCAAGAGCTTTTTCTTTTAAACAACAATATTTAAACTTTTTAATTCAAAAAGAATTACTCGGTAAGTCTGTAGATACAGAATCAATTTTTAAGAAAAAACGACGATTAGCTACGGTAGAAGATATTGTAAAAGAAAAGTTTTCTAAATTTATAGGAAAAACAGATCTTGAGATTAAGAATATTGTGGGTTGGGAAATTGAGAAAAAACCAAAAAGTTGGAAACGTCTTTTGGCAAATAGAATGCTCGGTGTTAAATCAAATAAAATTGAGGAATTAGAAAAAGGAAATATAAAAATGAAAGTAATTACATTGGAATATACAGGTACTCTTAGGGAATCACTTTCTTTTCCAGCATTTAATTATAAAGATTTAATAACACAGGTTTGGTATGATGACGAAAATCAGAAAATGAGTGATTTATATGAGTTATTAGAAACGAAAAAATTTTTATTTGTTGTATTTCAAAAACAAAAAGATAGTAAAGAGATTATTTTTAGAAAAATAAAATTTTGGAATTTTCCAATGAAAGATTTGTTGGAAGTTAGAAATGTATGGGATAAAACAATTGATTGTATTAATAATGGAGAATATAAAAATTTACCAAAAATGAG from Candidatus Magasanikbacteria bacterium includes the following:
- the radC gene encoding DNA repair protein RadC, encoding MRIKNKLKIERPREKMKKYGPEKLKDEELLAILLRTGTKKMDVIKLAQKILRDFKDEKILDVTIVDLQKIHGLGLAKACEIVACFELGRRKLQGKKTNILLTPKDVWEAMVDIRNSKKEHFVVFYLNSRSQEIKREIVSIGTINASLVHPREVFESAIKNNASSIILAHNHPSGDLEPSQDDIEITKKLVYAGKILDIQVVDHVIVSNKEFKSFI
- a CDS encoding ATP-binding protein, translated to MTNSTDQKLAFVTSVYPNKVKIEVENLTAFKDNIDDALGDLKIGSYLEISDNEGCKLIAIIESYQIELKERIIENEQGEKNKETYNAYVLEASPLGTIKGKEFTRGGDALTIPPTEVGPASEENIKLIYENGFEPQEKFLFAKLAQDENIEVPVNGNKFFNKHFAIVGSSGSGKSHTIAKIIQKAVAEKNGEFELNNSHIIIFDIHNEYKTAFPDANFLDISNLVLPYWLLNSEELEELFIDTEANDHNQKNVFKESIVTNKKDSLIKEDGESHEDFNNRKEKIHYDSPVLFDIQKVLEFAQNKNQEMVPGANNKEKQGSLFGKLTNFVSRLENKLNDKRFEFLLGDNSKEISFEDTLRQFIGYKDDNKSNVTIIDLSGVPFDVLSVTVALISRILFDYGYFYKKYLNEGVDLETPLLLIYEEAHKYVPKNDFAKFRASRNAIERIAKEGRKYGVTLGIISQRPSEISETIFSQCNNFIAMRLTNPTDQNYVKRLLPDTLGNLIDNLPSLQSGEGLLLGESIIMPSLVKIEKCDNDKQPSSNDVKYLETWKEEWKDVDFNNIIKKWKYE
- a CDS encoding helix-turn-helix domain-containing protein; this encodes MEKLKVNLESGKQNPTFEIIAKIVEELGVEIGDLMK
- a CDS encoding virulence RhuM family protein; amino-acid sequence: MIKDKPNNKIIIYTADGGNPTINVRIEGKTVWLSQIQLAELFGTSKANISLHIKNIFEEGELSKEPTVKEYLTVQKEGDRDVSRHIEYYNLDLIISLGYRVKSQIATHFRKWTTERLSEYLVKGFTMDDERLKGMGGGSFWKELLDRIRDIRSSEKVLYRQVLDLYATSVDYDPNSSESIKFFKIVQNKLHYATNKNTAAETIFTRADAEKDFMGLKTFAGILPILSEVGVAKNYLTEDELFILNRMVSAFFDLAEIKAKEQKKMYMADWVAELDKFAENYGKGVLKDAGKISHKQAVKKAQKEYRQFQAKTLSPVEEAYLKNIKNIQKEVEQKTKSSKK